Proteins encoded within one genomic window of Alosa alosa isolate M-15738 ecotype Scorff River chromosome 24, AALO_Geno_1.1, whole genome shotgun sequence:
- the gprin3a gene encoding G protein-regulated inducer of neurite outgrowth 1, with protein sequence MDIKGSKPASSPQLPGSRGNKAEPSKDASSAAREPSGSKTAGRGDASAVMLTVGSGQKTTGSLEHVAQIHKPGQGSAKSHLTTHASEPKLHKSPNSSRAPASSSIDSPRTANSRHNLVVTTFRVPAKESPKTQHSRASTTSQIPVKDSPKTNSSAAKDTKNQNKLAASQIPVKVSPKITKSSSKTSMKESPSNTSSTPLSLSDDLSPVSDDGNLVHALRADVTPATASSVVHQEVKHETKQISLVKPDSQNPPKEGIKNVPSPRTLHKDTVTQEHGPQAQLKDTHKPPAQKEVIYTGDAQHKPSPHTTTKTQHEHTASLSSQAAHSTSAPGSQHSGTPKTKRQTTPQVTERQTAVQREKSAEKKGKESEGKGGMRSKDVGKSVATMTGLEGLGKDVGVQVSDDLCNGAVVTASQLDNHLTDVTGGNVNSEENPAVMRPQKPIVRQRPSSQYVCQIEIELCSQSQSNSAECPPLTVSGKPPVPSLSGKPIDGPDVSSDQSEVKDKTGEGPRQEKAGPVHEVTWDAQGLTWEVYGAALDWQALGSAVQRHLQTQIEQLELRLKALQSSAPEKKKESPAPAGHRPRRRCHCWFHCSSCCCRRKHHSA encoded by the coding sequence ATGGATATCAAAGGCAGCAAGCCTGCCTCCTCTCCACAGCTCCCTGGCAGCCGTGGCAACAAAGCGGAGCCCAGCAAAGATGCCTCCTCAGCAGCACGCGAGCCCTCTGGTAGCAAGACGGCCGGCCGCGGTGATGCTAGCGCGGTCATGCTAACGGTGGGAAGCGGACAGAAGACGACCGGGTCCCTGGAGCACGTTGCCCAGATCCACAAGCCTGGGCAGGGGTCGGCAAAGTCTCACCTGACCACCCACGCTAGCGAGCCTAAACTGCACAAGTCCCCTAACAGCTCGAGGGCaccagccagcagcagcataGATTCGCCAAGAACTGCCAACTCCAGACATAACCTGGTGGTGACAACTTTTCGAGTGCCAGCGAAGGAGTCTCCAAAGACTCAACACAGCAGAGCGTCGACTACCTCTCAGATCCCGGTTAAAGACTCTCCTAAGACTAACAGCTCTGCAGCTAAAGACACCAAGAATCAAAACAAGCTAGCAGCTTCCCAAATACCAGTTAAAGTGTCACCAAAAATTACCAAATCGTCCTCCAAGACGTCGATGAAGGAGTCACCAAGTAACACCTCAAGCACACCTCTCTCCCTGTCGGATGACCTGTCTCCTGTCAGTGATGATGGGAATCTGGTTCATGCTCTAAGAGCAGATGTCACACCTGCCACAGCGTCCTCTGTAGTCCACCAAGAGGTAAAACATGAGACGAAACAAATCAGCCTTGTTAAACCGGATTCCCAAAACCCACCCAAAGAAGGCATCAAAAACGTGCCCTCTCCACGCACACTGCACaaagacacagtcacacaggaACACGGTCCACAAGCACagctcaaagacacacacaaaccacctgCCCAAAAGGAAGTGATCTACACAGGGGACGCCCAACACAaaccctcaccacacaccaccacaaagACTCAACATGAACACACAGCTTCTCTGAGCAGCCAGGCAGCACACAGCACATCAGCTCCAGGGAGTCAACACAGCGGCACCCCGAAAACCAAACGTCAAACAACACCGCAGGTCACAGAGCGACAAACAGcagtacagagagagaagagtgcagagaagaaagggaaagagagtgaaggGAAAGGAGGAATGAGAAGCAAAGACGTGGGGAAGAGTGTAGCGACCATGACTGGCCTGGAAGGACTGGGAAAGGACGTCGGGGTGCAAGTCTCTGATGACCTCTGCAACGGTGCCGTGGTAACGGCATCGCAGCTTGACAACCATCTCACTGATGTCACCGGTGGGAACGTCAACAGTGAGGAAAATCCAGCGGTCATGCGTCCGCAGAAGCCAATAGTTCGCCAGCGTCCGTCCTCACAGTACGTCTGCCAGATTGAGATTGAGctttgcagccaatcacaaaGCAACTCAGCGGAGTGCCCTCCCCTGACTGTATCCGGGAAACCACCTGTCCCCTCTCTGTCTGGGAAACCCATCGACGGGCCTGATGTCTCCTCGGACCAATCGGAAGTAAAGGATAAGACGGGCGAGGGTCCGAGGCAGGAGAAGGCCGGGCCCGTGCACGAGGTGACGTGGGACGCCCAAGGGCTGACGTGGGAGGTGTATGGCGCCGCGCTGGACTGGCAGGCGCTGGGCTCGGCCGTGCAGAGACACCTGCAGACGCAGATCGAGCAACTGGAACTCCGCCTGAAAGCACTCCAGAGCTCCGCGCctgagaagaagaaggagagtcCAGCACCCGCCGGACACAGGCCGCGCAGGAGGTGCCACTGCTGGTTCCACTGCTCTTCCTGCTGCTGCAGGCGCAAACATCATAGcgcttga